The nucleotide window CAAGTCCACCCTGTTGAAAATGCTGGCCCGGGTGGAAGCCCCCACCTCCGGGGAGATGGTGGAATCGCCCCAGCTGCATCGGGCCTACTTTGCCCAGCACACCGCCGAGATGCTGGACGACAAGAAAACTGTCTACCAGCAGGTGGAGGACGTGATCCCGCTGGAGACCCCGGGCCGGATCCGCACCATCCTGGGTTCTTTTCTCTTCCCCGGCGACGACGTTTACAAGAAGATCTCGGTGCTGTCCGGCGGGGAAAAGTCCCGGCTGGCCCTGTGCTGCACCCTGCTTTTGCCGGCCAATCTGCTGATCATGGACGAGCCCACCAACCACCTGGACCTGAAGGGCAAGGAGATCCTGGAGCAGGCTTTAAAGGAGTATCAGGGAGCCGTGGTGCTGGTGACCCATGACCGCTACCTGCTGGACCAGGTGGTGGATACCGTGGTGGAAGTGGCCGGCGGGCGGATCGGAATATTCCCCGGCAATTACACCGAGTATCTGGAGAAAAAAGAATCCCTGCTGGCCCAGGGCGCAACGGCGGCCCCCCAGCCGGTCAAGGAAAAGGCGTCTGCCGCCAAACTTCCGCCGGACAGGCCGCTGTGGGAGGAATCCAAAAAACTAAGAGCCCAACAGGCGGCCGAACAGCGGAAACATAAAAAGACGGTGGCCGAACTGGAGGAACGGATCCATTTGCTGGAAAAGAAGCAGAAGTCCCTGGAGTCCGATCAGGGCGGCCTGGCCGATCCCTCCATTTACAAGGACGGCGCTAAGATGAAGGAGCTGATGAACGATTTTGACAAGAACCGCAAAGAGCTTAAATATCTCTATGACCGCTGGGAGCATTACAATGAAGAAAACGCCTAAGGCCGGAACGGTCAGGCTCTTCACCAACGCCAGGATCCATGCCGTTGCGGACATAAACACTGACGAAGCCATGGCCTGCGACGCTTTTACCGGAACCATCCTGTCGGTGGGAAAATCCAAAGAACTGATGAGCAGTTATAAATCTCTGAAGCCGGAGATCATAGACCTTCAGGGAATGACCGTCCTGCCGGGCTTCACCGACTGCCACACCCATTTTTGCGGCTATTCCCTGATGCTCAGCCGGCCCAATTTGGACGGGATCGGATCGCTAAAGGGCTGCCAGGAAAAGGTCTTCTCTTATCTCAAGGGAAAAAGACCGGGGCAGTGGATCATCGGCACCGGCTGGAACAAGAACATCTGGGCCGAAGGCCGCCTGCCCCATAAAAACGATCTTGACGCCGTAGCTCCTTCCAACCCGGTCTTCTTGTGGAGCAAGGACTGGCACACCGGATGGGTCAACAGCGCCGCCATCAAGGCCCTGGGCTTGTCGCACAGCACCCAGGCCAACACCGGCGGCGTGGTGGAGCTTGACGCCCGGGGGAGTTTGACCGGCCTGCTGCGGGAGGAGGCCGCCAATGCCTGCTATCTGCAGATCCCCAAGCCTTCCTGGCCGGAATACCGGCAGGCCCTGACGGCCGGGCAAAGGTCCCTGGCCGGACTGGGATTCACCTGTTTTCATACCATGGAGACCAGCGAAGAGTTCCAGGCCCTGCAGGACCTGAAAAACGAAGACGCTTTAAAGCTGTCTGCCGTATGCTACTTAAGACATCAGTCACTGGGCGACCTGATCTCGCTGGGAGTCAGGTCCGGGTTCGGGGATAAAAAGCTGAAATTCGGCGGGCTGAAGCTGTTCGTTGACGGCTCGCTGGGATCGCAGACCGCCCTGATGCTTCAGCCTTACGAGAACAGCCGCTCACAGGGGATACTGGCCATGGATCAGGATCAGCTGCTCTCTTTGGTGACCGCCGCCTCCCGGAACGGGATCGCCTGCGCGGTGCATGCCATCGGCGACGCCGCCAACCGCCTGGCCCTGGACATATTCGAAAGGGTCCGCGATCTGAACCCCAAACTGCGCCATCGGATCGAGCATTGCCAGCTGATGGCCCCGGACGACATCGCCCGGTTCGGGAAGCTGGGCCTCATCGCATCGGTCCAGCCCGTTCACTATCCCTCGGACCGGGAACTGATCGCCAGACACTGGGGAGCCAGGGGCCGCTATGCCTATCCTTTCGGCTCGCTGTCCGGATCCGGAGCCAGGCTGGCCTTCGGCTCCGACACCCCGATAGAGTCCCCCAATCCCTGGCCGGCCATCCAGGCGGCGGTGTGCCGCAAAGAAGAAGGGATCACCGTCAAAGATGCGGTCAGGGCTTATACCTCCAATGCCGCCTATGCTTCCAATGATGAAGCGGTAAAGGGTACCTTGGAACCGGGCAAGCAGGCAGATTTCATCTGCCTGTCCGAAGACATGTTTCAAGTAAAGGCAGATGCGATCGGGCGGTTAAAGGTAAAAAGAACATTTGTAGGCGGAAAAGAAATTTAAAGTTAAAAAGCAAAAAGGCGGAGATTTGTAAAAACAAATCTCCGCCTTTTCTTATTGCGTAATCTGGCCTGCCAGACGTAGCCGGCAAATATTATTTCTTTTATGGCGAAGTCTGGTGGGCCCTCGGGGATTCGAACCCTGAACCAACGGATTATGAGTCCGCTGCTCTAACCGTTGAGCTAAGGGCCCAGCCTGAAATAGAATGTAATTATAGCAAAATTATAAGGCCCCCGTCAACTGCTATCGGAGCAAAAGCATTTTTTTAGTGCCTTTGATCCCTGCGGCTTCCAGTTTGCAGACATAGACACCGTTGCTTGCCTGCAGGCCGTTGTCGTCCCGGCCGTTCCATTTGACCGTATAGCTCCCAGCCTGCTGTTCACTATTGACCAATGTTTTCACCAGCTGGCCTGCTATGTTATAGATGTTCAGCTTGACCATCCCGTTCTTCGGCAGTTGGTAACTGATATTCGTCTGCTGGCTGAATGGGTTGGGCGAGTTCTGGAACAGTCTGAAGTCAGATATCCTTTCTCTGTTATCCGGCTTGCCAACCACCCCCAGCGGCACCTCCCCGAACTCTGCCATCACCTTCTGGGCCGCCAGTTTGACCTGTTCCCGGTCCATGAAGTACAGCGGGAACCCAAAGAACACCGTCTTCCCCGAGTCCCGCACCGCACAGGCTTTGCCTTCAAACGTACTGCCATTGTTCTTCATGTCCATCACATAGATGGTATCTGCCCCGGCCAGCGGGGTCAGGGCCTCGATGCTCCGGAACGTCTTGCCCCAGATGGTGGAGGGGTATTTTAAGGTATCCACAGCTATATCCGGATATCCCTTTAGGCCTATGGCAGTTTTGAAGGAGTCCACCGTGCTCGATAGTTCGGCATGGGATATCTTAAAATTATCATAAAGTATGTTTCCAAAGATAAAATCATCCGGGTATGAGGCGCTGCCCATCACATCCCCGGTTGGTTTCCACCCGGCCAGCCACAGCTTGCCGCCATTGTCAAGGTAGCTCTTCATATCATTCACCGCCCCGGAGGCCAGTAATGTAACGTAATCATCAGAGAACCAGGCCACCGTGGAATACGGTCCTAAGTCAGCCAGGATAGGCTTTTGCAGCGATGTCCCGTACTCGTAGGGTTCGTACTTGTAACCGTTAAGGATATAGTTGTAGAAGCTGTCCTGCTGGGCATCCCGGGGAAAGCTCCCAGTGGTCCAATTATTGGTCTCGTCCATCAAAAGAACCCCCTGGTCCAGGGTGATCGGCCGGGCGTAGGCCGAGTCGGTAAATGGGCTATAGTTGCCATCGGAGTCGAAGGCACGGACCTTGTAATAGTATTTATTGGCACCGGGCAATGGTCTGATCACCAACTGCGTATCTGTCACTACAGTTAAACTGTCAAAAGAACCATCATCAATTTTACAGTATGCCTCATACCCGGCTATGTCAAGCTCCTGGTTTTTCTTCCAAAACAGGGAAATGCCCGAATCCACCGGGACAGCCGTCATGCTTGATGGGATCAAAGGCATTGATCTCGGGATCCCGGTTGTTTCCGATATCACTGGGCTTTCCCGGCCAGAGTCATCAATAGCAATGACACCCACATAATACAAACTATCTTCCTTTAATCCGGAAATGATATACTCTGTCAACCCAGTAGTGGCTGAATCGGTATACACCCCAGAACTGCGGCCCCAATAGATATTATAGGCCACTATATTGCCTGCGATATCTGGTTCCCAATTAATTAAAAGCTCCGTACCGCTACCGGCATCTTTTACTGCCGGTTTGGTAGCTCTGGGATAATTTGATACGGTAGCCATCAGCCCCAATCCGCTCCTGATGATGTTAGCCATGGCTGGATAGTTGATGTAAATAGTGCTGTCGTGCCACGAGTGAATGAACGTATAATCAATAAAGTATTCCTGACTGTGTGTGGTATGGTACCCCAGGTCATGAAATGAAATAAAGTCGCTTGACATATCATCCCCTATTGCAGCCCGGATTGCGTTGGCTCCATCGTTACCGTACTTTTCCGCAGATAAGGCAAGTAATACGGTGAATGCCTCCGAACCCGATTGGGGCACTATGTGATAAAGAGTATCACATAAACGGCTTCCAATGCAGTCATAATTGCTCATCAGGCCGATATTCATGTTCTGCTCATATGCTTCTTCAGCATAATGTTTACTTCCCAATAATCCTGATTCCTCAGCATCGAAGGCAATGAATCTAACGGTGCAGTTCGGTCGGTTCCCAGGCAACGCCAGCAACCTGGCCATCTCCAGTACCGCCGTGGTACCAGAACCGTTGTCGTCCGCGCCAGGGCTATTGCAAGTATCTCCGTTCAGATCAATAGTTCCACCTGTGTCATAATGACCGCCTGTGATATATACTATCGAAGTATCGAGTAAACCAGGGAGGGTAGCCACTATGTTGTAACCATTCCTTTTTGCTATGGGATGGTAAAATGAATCCAACCTGACGTCGCTGATGCCCATCATAGTAAATTGATCAACCAGCCACTGCACAGTGCTGTCATAATTTGATCTGAAAATGCTATGATTATAAAATGACTGCAGGCTTTCCATATAATATTTGAGAGATAAAGTATCAACCTGAGCTGTCATTGAGCCTATCACCGGATCGTATTCCAGGT belongs to candidate division TA06 bacterium and includes:
- a CDS encoding amidohydrolase, giving the protein MKKTPKAGTVRLFTNARIHAVADINTDEAMACDAFTGTILSVGKSKELMSSYKSLKPEIIDLQGMTVLPGFTDCHTHFCGYSLMLSRPNLDGIGSLKGCQEKVFSYLKGKRPGQWIIGTGWNKNIWAEGRLPHKNDLDAVAPSNPVFLWSKDWHTGWVNSAAIKALGLSHSTQANTGGVVELDARGSLTGLLREEAANACYLQIPKPSWPEYRQALTAGQRSLAGLGFTCFHTMETSEEFQALQDLKNEDALKLSAVCYLRHQSLGDLISLGVRSGFGDKKLKFGGLKLFVDGSLGSQTALMLQPYENSRSQGILAMDQDQLLSLVTAASRNGIACAVHAIGDAANRLALDIFERVRDLNPKLRHRIEHCQLMAPDDIARFGKLGLIASVQPVHYPSDRELIARHWGARGRYAYPFGSLSGSGARLAFGSDTPIESPNPWPAIQAAVCRKEEGITVKDAVRAYTSNAAYASNDEAVKGTLEPGKQADFICLSEDMFQVKADAIGRLKVKRTFVGGKEI
- a CDS encoding M28 family peptidase, which produces MKTALNIIVVLSLLVGIPTITKADTLIANPYLEYDPVIGSMTAQVDTLSLKYYMESLQSFYNHSIFRSNYDSTVQWLVDQFTMMGISDVRLDSFYHPIAKRNGYNIVATLPGLLDTSIVYITGGHYDTGGTIDLNGDTCNSPGADDNGSGTTAVLEMARLLALPGNRPNCTVRFIAFDAEESGLLGSKHYAEEAYEQNMNIGLMSNYDCIGSRLCDTLYHIVPQSGSEAFTVLLALSAEKYGNDGANAIRAAIGDDMSSDFISFHDLGYHTTHSQEYFIDYTFIHSWHDSTIYINYPAMANIIRSGLGLMATVSNYPRATKPAVKDAGSGTELLINWEPDIAGNIVAYNIYWGRSSGVYTDSATTGLTEYIISGLKEDSLYYVGVIAIDDSGRESPVISETTGIPRSMPLIPSSMTAVPVDSGISLFWKKNQELDIAGYEAYCKIDDGSFDSLTVVTDTQLVIRPLPGANKYYYKVRAFDSDGNYSPFTDSAYARPITLDQGVLLMDETNNWTTGSFPRDAQQDSFYNYILNGYKYEPYEYGTSLQKPILADLGPYSTVAWFSDDYVTLLASGAVNDMKSYLDNGGKLWLAGWKPTGDVMGSASYPDDFIFGNILYDNFKISHAELSSTVDSFKTAIGLKGYPDIAVDTLKYPSTIWGKTFRSIEALTPLAGADTIYVMDMKNNGSTFEGKACAVRDSGKTVFFGFPLYFMDREQVKLAAQKVMAEFGEVPLGVVGKPDNRERISDFRLFQNSPNPFSQQTNISYQLPKNGMVKLNIYNIAGQLVKTLVNSEQQAGSYTVKWNGRDDNGLQASNGVYVCKLEAAGIKGTKKMLLLR